The Hoplias malabaricus isolate fHopMal1 chromosome 9, fHopMal1.hap1, whole genome shotgun sequence genome contains a region encoding:
- the irf4a gene encoding interferon regulatory factor 4a isoform X2, translating to MNLDGDCNMSVNCGNGKLRQWLIEQIDSGEYPGLVWENDEKTIFRIPWKHAGKQDYNRDEDAALFKAWALFKGKYREGVDKPDPPTWKTRLRCALNKSNDFDELVERSQLDISDPYKVYRIIPEGAKRGSKSNSIEDPSAHVTSLGYPMHSPYPPLQAQMPGYVLSPERRDWREYSAEQTHHQPTHAELPYGPCPYPPPRSLQWHTPPCDNGYQISGSFYTYTPTESHAVSVDPSLRSAEGMALSDFRLHVSLYYRESLVKEVTTSSPEGCRISSSPSPSSPSSPSSPCPEDRLYGGAESVLFPFPYPQSQRRGAEKLPNVLERGVLLWLTPDGLYAKRLCQGRVYWEGPLAPYSDKPNKLEKEQTCKLMDTQQFLSELQGYIHHGRPMPRYQVVLCFGDEYPDPQRQSKMITAQVEPMFARQLLYFTGHTNGHYLRGYELPSQGALPLEDYQRSLQHLQE from the exons ATGAATTTAGATGGGGACTGCAACATGTCAGTCAATTGTGGCAATGGCAAGCTTAGGCAGTGGCTCATCGAGCAGATTGATAGCGGGGAGTACCCTGGCCTGGTGTGGGAGAATGATGAGAAAACCATTTTCAGGATACCATGGAAACACGCGGGCAAACAGGACTACAACCGCGACGAGGACGCTGCTCTCTTCAAG gcTTGGGCACTCTTCAAGGGCAAATACAGGGAGGGTGTGGACAAGCCGGACCCACCGACGTGGAAGACGAGACTCCGCTGTGCCCTCAACAAGAGCAACGACTTTGATGAACTGGTAGAAAGAAGCCAGTTGGACATATCAGACCCTTACAAAGTCTACAGGATCATACCCGAGGGAGCAAAGAGAG GCTCCAAATCAAACAGTATTGAGGACCCATCTGCTCACGTGACATCTCTTGGTTATCCAATGCATTCTCCATATCCACCGCTCCAGGCCCAG ATGCCAGGCTATGTGCTGTCCCCAGAGAGGAGAGACTGGAGGGAGTACAGTGCAGAGCAGACACACCACCAGCCAACACACGCAGAGCTGCCTTACGGCCCATGCCCCTACCCTCCTCCGAGATCCCTGCAGTGGCACACACCACCCTGCGATAATG GGTACCAGATATCCGGATCCTTCTATACCTACACCCCAACGGAATCCCATGCAGTGTCAGTGGACCCCAGCCTGAGATCAGCCGAGGGCATGGCCCTCTCTG ACTTCCGACTGCACGTGTCCCTCTACTATCGGGAGTCTCTGGTGAAGGAGGTGACCACTTCAAGTCCAGAGGGTTGTCGGATCTCATCCTCTCCTTCTCCCAGCTCTCCATCCTCACCCTCATCCCCATGCCCGGAAGACAGGTTATACGGAGGGGCAGAGTCTGTGCTGTTCCCCTTCCCCTACCCCCAGTCTCAGAGGCGCGGAGCTGAAAAGCTACCCAACGTGCTGGAACGAGGCGTGCTACTGTGGCTGACACCCGACGGACTTTATGCTAAGCGCCTTTGCCAGGGACGAGTGTACTGGGAAGGGCCACTGGCGCCGTATTCGGACAAACCCAACAAACTGGAGAAGGAGCAGACCTGCAAACTGATGGACACACAGCAGTTCCTCTCAG AGTTACAGGGATATATCCATCATGGACGTCCCATGCCAAGATACCAGGTGGTGCTATGCTTTGGAGATGAGTACCCAGATCCACAGCGACAGAGCAAGATGATCACGGCTCAG
- the irf4a gene encoding interferon regulatory factor 4a isoform X1, producing MSGHHCRMRPLTGMNLDGDCNMSVNCGNGKLRQWLIEQIDSGEYPGLVWENDEKTIFRIPWKHAGKQDYNRDEDAALFKAWALFKGKYREGVDKPDPPTWKTRLRCALNKSNDFDELVERSQLDISDPYKVYRIIPEGAKRGSKSNSIEDPSAHVTSLGYPMHSPYPPLQAQMPGYVLSPERRDWREYSAEQTHHQPTHAELPYGPCPYPPPRSLQWHTPPCDNGYQISGSFYTYTPTESHAVSVDPSLRSAEGMALSDFRLHVSLYYRESLVKEVTTSSPEGCRISSSPSPSSPSSPSSPCPEDRLYGGAESVLFPFPYPQSQRRGAEKLPNVLERGVLLWLTPDGLYAKRLCQGRVYWEGPLAPYSDKPNKLEKEQTCKLMDTQQFLSELQGYIHHGRPMPRYQVVLCFGDEYPDPQRQSKMITAQVEPMFARQLLYFTGHTNGHYLRGYELPSQGALPLEDYQRSLQHLQE from the exons ATGTCCGGTCACCACTGTCGCATGCGTCCTTTAACAGGCATGAATTTAGATGGGGACTGCAACATGTCAGTCAATTGTGGCAATGGCAAGCTTAGGCAGTGGCTCATCGAGCAGATTGATAGCGGGGAGTACCCTGGCCTGGTGTGGGAGAATGATGAGAAAACCATTTTCAGGATACCATGGAAACACGCGGGCAAACAGGACTACAACCGCGACGAGGACGCTGCTCTCTTCAAG gcTTGGGCACTCTTCAAGGGCAAATACAGGGAGGGTGTGGACAAGCCGGACCCACCGACGTGGAAGACGAGACTCCGCTGTGCCCTCAACAAGAGCAACGACTTTGATGAACTGGTAGAAAGAAGCCAGTTGGACATATCAGACCCTTACAAAGTCTACAGGATCATACCCGAGGGAGCAAAGAGAG GCTCCAAATCAAACAGTATTGAGGACCCATCTGCTCACGTGACATCTCTTGGTTATCCAATGCATTCTCCATATCCACCGCTCCAGGCCCAG ATGCCAGGCTATGTGCTGTCCCCAGAGAGGAGAGACTGGAGGGAGTACAGTGCAGAGCAGACACACCACCAGCCAACACACGCAGAGCTGCCTTACGGCCCATGCCCCTACCCTCCTCCGAGATCCCTGCAGTGGCACACACCACCCTGCGATAATG GGTACCAGATATCCGGATCCTTCTATACCTACACCCCAACGGAATCCCATGCAGTGTCAGTGGACCCCAGCCTGAGATCAGCCGAGGGCATGGCCCTCTCTG ACTTCCGACTGCACGTGTCCCTCTACTATCGGGAGTCTCTGGTGAAGGAGGTGACCACTTCAAGTCCAGAGGGTTGTCGGATCTCATCCTCTCCTTCTCCCAGCTCTCCATCCTCACCCTCATCCCCATGCCCGGAAGACAGGTTATACGGAGGGGCAGAGTCTGTGCTGTTCCCCTTCCCCTACCCCCAGTCTCAGAGGCGCGGAGCTGAAAAGCTACCCAACGTGCTGGAACGAGGCGTGCTACTGTGGCTGACACCCGACGGACTTTATGCTAAGCGCCTTTGCCAGGGACGAGTGTACTGGGAAGGGCCACTGGCGCCGTATTCGGACAAACCCAACAAACTGGAGAAGGAGCAGACCTGCAAACTGATGGACACACAGCAGTTCCTCTCAG AGTTACAGGGATATATCCATCATGGACGTCCCATGCCAAGATACCAGGTGGTGCTATGCTTTGGAGATGAGTACCCAGATCCACAGCGACAGAGCAAGATGATCACGGCTCAG